A stretch of DNA from Cottoperca gobio chromosome 18, fCotGob3.1, whole genome shotgun sequence:
AGTAGATGAAAATGAATCCTTGTGCACGTCCTGTTTGTGTCGGTACCTTCAGGAAGGCGTCGATGTCTCCCACAGCTGGGATGAAGTCTGGGATGAAGGGCTTCAGGCTGTGCTCCAGCTCCATGGACTGAGGGCTGTAGCTGAGAGGAGACAACACGATGCATTTactcctttctctccttttaaACTTCTCCATGGATATACATGTATCAGAAACATTATATTACTTTCAGTGAgagcattaaaatgtttacctgTTCATCTTTGAGGCTCCCAGTGAGCCAGGGAGAAACTTTATACATCATTTATACTTTGccttaaaaaaacacttgaacGCTGCCATCTAACCTCGTCTCATCACATGTTACAGCTGgacaagtgtgtatgtgtacgtgtgtgtgtgtgtgtgtgtgtgtgtacgtgtgtgtgtgtgtgtgtgtacgtgtacgtgtgtgtgtatgtgtacgtgtgtatgtgtgtgtttgtgtatgtaagtgtatgtgtacgtgtacttgtgtgtgtgtatatgtgtatgtgtgtgtgtgtgtgtgtacgtgcgtgtgtgtatgtgtgtgtgtacgtgtgtgtgtacgtgtgtgtgtacgtgtgtatatGTACGTGTgaatgtgtacgtgtgtgtttgtgtatgtaagtgtatgtgtatgtgtacttgtgtgtttgtgtatgtaagtgtatgtgtacgtgtacttgtgtgtgtatatgtgtatgtgtatgtgtgtgtgtacgtgcgtgtgtgtgtatgtgtgtgtgtacgtgtgtgtgtacgtgtgaatgtgtacgtgtgtgtttgtgtatgtaagtgtatgtgtatgtgtacttgtgtgtgtgtgtatatgtgtatgtgtatgtgtgtgtgtgtgtatatgtgtacgtgcgtgtgtgtacgtgtgtgtgtgtgcgtatgtgtacgtgcgtgtgtatatgtgtgtgtatgtgtacgtgtgtttgtaATGCGACCTGCTCACCGTGTGATGTACTGAAACAGCTCTTTGATCTCGGTGCTGACGGGCAGGTTGGCGTAGTCTGCGGGGTCGTACGCCCCCTCCAGAGCCTTGCCGGGCTCGTCGTCATCGTCGGAGTCCTCTTCATCAGagtcatcctcctcctcctcctcttcttcctcttcctcctcgtcctcgttCGGACTGACCCCAGGCCTCCTGCCGGTTGGCTCGTTGAGGTCCTCGTCCAACTCGTCACTATTTGCCGACATCAGGCCACGCcccttcctgctcctcctggaCTCTGACTGAGGAGACAAAAAACGAGAGGACAACAGTActatgtgtacttttactgctgatacttcatatgaagttaatactacttgtactgctgatactttatatgaagttaatactacttgtgtacttttactgctgatacttcatatgaagttaatactacttgtactgctgatactttatatgaagttaatactacttgtgtacttttactgctgatacttcatatgaagttaatactacttgtgtacttttactgctgatacttcatatgaagttaatactacttgtgtacttttactgctgatacttcatatgaagttaatactacttgtgtacttttactgctgatacttcatatgaagttaataatacttgtgtacttttactgctgatacttcatatgaagttaatactacttgtgtacttttactgcggatactttatatgaagttaatactacttgtgtacttttactgctgatactttatatgaagttaatactacttgtgtacttttactgctgatacttcatatgaagttaatactacttgtgtacttttactgctgatacttcatatgaagttaatactacttgtgtacttttactgctgatacttcatatgaagttaatactacttgtgtacttttactgctgatacttcatatgaagttaatactacttgtgtacttttactgctgatactttatatgaagttaatactacttgtgtacttttactgctgatacttcatatgaagttaatactacttgtgtacttttactgctgatacttcatatgaagttaatactacttgtgtacttttactgctgatacttcatatgaagttaatactacttgtgtacttttactgctgatacttcatatgaagttaatactacttgtgtacttttactgctgatactttatatgaagttaataatacttgtgtacttttactgctgatacttcatatgaagttaatactacttgtgtacttttactgctgatactttatatgaagttaatactacttgtgtacttttactgctgatactttatatgaagttaatactacttgtgtacttttactgctgatacttcatatgaagttaatactacttgtgtacttttactgctgatactttatatgaagttaatactacttgtgtacttttactgctgatacttcatatgaagttaatactacttgtgtacttttactgctgatacttcatatgaagttaatactacttgtgtacttttactgcagatactttatatgaagttaatactacttgtgtacttttactgctgatacttcatatgaagttaatactacttgtgtacttttactgctgatacttcatatgaagttaatactacttgtgtacttttactgctgatactttatatgaagttaatactacttgtgtacttttactactgatactttatatgaagttaatactacttgtgtacttttactgcggatactttatatgaagttaatactacttgtactgctgatactttatatgaagttaatactacttgtgtacttttactgctgatactttatatgaagttaatactacttgtgtacttttactgctgatacttcatatgaagttaatactacttgtgtacttttactgctgatactttatatgaagttaatactacttgtgtacttttactgctgatactttatatgaagttaataccacttgtgtacttttactgctgacactttatatgaagttaatactacttgtgtacttttactgctgatactttatatgaagttaatactacttgtgtacttttactgctgatacttcatatgaagttaatactacttgtgtacttttactgctgatacttcatatgaagttaatactacttgtgtacttttactgctgatacttcatatgaagttaatactacttgtgtacttttactgctgatactttatatgaagttaataatacttgtgtacttttactgctgatacttcatatgaagttaatactacttgtgtacttttactgctgatactttatatgaagttaatactacttgtgtacttttactgctgatactttatatgaagttaatactacttgtgtacttttactgctgatacttcatatgaagttaatactacttgtgtacttttactgctgatacttcatatgaagttaatactacttgtgtacttttactgctgatacttcatatgaagttaatactacttgtgtacttttactgctgatacttcatatgaagttaatactacttgtgtacttttactgctgatacttcatatgaagttaatactacttgtgtacttttactgctgatactttatatgaagttaatactacttgtgtacttttactgctgatactttatatgaagttaatactacttgtgtacttttactgctgatactttatatgaagttaatactacttgtgtacttttactgctgatacttcatatgaagttaataatacttgtgtacttttactgctgatacttcatatgaagttaatactacttgtgtacttttactgctgatacttatatgaagttaatactacttgtgtacttttactgctgatacttcatatgaagttaatactacttgtgtacttttactgctgatacttcatatgaagttaatactacttgtgtacttttactgctgatacttcatatgaagttaatactacttgtgtacttttactgctgatacttcatatgaagttaatactacttgtgtacttttactgctgatacttcatatgaagttaatactacttgtgtacttttactgcggATACTTTATATGAAGTaaatactacttgtgtacttttactgctgatacttcatatgaagttaatactacttgtgtacttttactgctgatacttcatatgaagttaatactacttgtgtacttttactgcggATACTTTATATGAAGTaaatactacttgtgtacttttactgctgatacttcatatgaagttaatactacttgtgtacttttactgctgatacttcatatgaagttaatactacttgtgtacttgtactgctgatactttaactacacgCAGCTGGTGCTGATGGGCCTGCAGTACTCATGTAAACAGTTATATGACAGTGATAACATGAAGTACTTGTTGCAGGTACTTCTCTGGTACATAAAGTATATTCTCCGTGTACACACAGTAGCGGGCTGGTGGAGCCCCCGCAGTGAAGCAGTGGATGTTACCCGGATGACCGCTGGATGTTACCTGCCGCTGGCTGCGGGGAGTCGGGCTGTAGACGCTCGCGACCTCCTCGGAGTCGATCACCTCCAGGCTCTCGTCGTACGGCTGGTTCTTCAGCAACCTGCTGTCTTTCCCCCGGTCAGCCCGCTCCATAGGGCGCTAACGGATCACTGGGTGAAGCCAACTCCGGTTACACACATTCATCTACCGGGGAGATGCACGTTAGTCCCGATTCAACCGCGTATCTGCCGCTGCAAGCGACTTCATCACCGCTACAGCCGTTGTACGCCCGTTTACCGACTAGCATTAGCCACCTAgcatcaaaacaataacaacaaaccGAACCACCGAAGTGTTTAAACCGTCCGAGGCAACAAACACACGCTTTACTGGATAAACGCGCCACAAAGATACAGCAactgtttttatctgttttaaaagtctttataaAAGTCTGAGTTCAGTCTCACCGCGTTTATCTGCGTCAAAGTCTGTTCGCGAGCGCATCTGGCTTCTGAGAGCTGTATCCTAGCAACGGACCGCGCAATGCATCATGGGATTAtagtttttctcaaaactttattGAAATGCTGTGGAAAGTACAAAGCAACAGTGACATCAAGTGACGGAACcagaaaacagcaaataaaCTCGCCCTCTTTCCTTTTTCAGTTATTTGTTTAAGCAAAggtattaaaacaaaatgaatgataataataataataatgaggaGAACAAGAGGGTAAATCTTtatacacatttgaatgttttttgtttgtaaattTACATTGAATATGAAATCTTTTCATTACAATAATAAAGTTTATCCCCAATcagtatttgtattgttatatcatttctttattactctgtaattattttaaatattatcattattatgatgCTTATTGTTTCAACAACAGTATTTTTGATTGATATCGTCTCATATCAACCACAGTATACATGTGGATCACTGATTGTTCCTTTTggttaaaacaattaaaagaagTTAAACAGGACGATGAGTTTCCTGCCGTCTCTTGACCAGCAGTAGAGTTTCAGGCTGTGTAAGTCGCACGGTACGTCTGTCCACAGCGTCAGAAGAGAAACCGGAGCGCATCCTCAGAGCTTCACCTGAAAATAGCAAATGATCAGAAAAAGGAACCTGTTCACCATGAAGACCTACAGTTAGTTAGTCCAAGTCCAAGTATGAGTTCATGTGTCTTTCCTGGAGCTTTCAGATAAATCTACTCAAAGATAATCTTCGACACATTTCATGCTGGTGTCCAGCTTTTAAATGGGATCTGACTATTAGAAGTGTCAGAAGTAACTCTGAATGAACCAGCTAATGTTCGCTGgagagtaactaagtacatttattcaagtactaAGTACCATTTTGAGGCACTTTACTTGAAaatttctattttctgctactttatacttctactgctctacatctcagagggaaatattgaactgtttacagctttagttacttacatgaaagaaaacatatgATGCAGTACTACAGTATAATACTAATCTACCCAGTAgtacatattaaaataatagtaATGCACTATTAAAATACTCTTACTCTTATTCATTAGTAAAAAGAATGATTACATATTCTATAACAATAACTTTGAAAGGAGACATTCTGCACAATGATCaatacttttaaatgtgaatttaagtaaatgttgatgctaatactttaatacttttacttaagtacacagGACACACATaggacacacacaggacacacagaggacacacacaggacacacacaggacacacaggactcagagaacacacaggacacacaggactcagagaacacacaggacacagaggacacagaggacacagaggacacacaggacacacaggactcagatgacacacaggacacagaggacacacaggacacacaggacacacaggactcagatgacacacaggacacacaggacacagaggacacacaggactcagaggacacacaggactcagaggacacacaggacacacaggactcagaggacacacaggacacacaggactcagaggactcagaggacacacaggactcagaggacacacaggacacacaggactcagaggacacacaggactcagaggacacacaggacacacaggacacacaggacacagaggacacacaggactcagaggacacacaggactcagaggacacagaggacacacaggacacacaggacacacaggactcagaggacacagaggacacacaggactcagatgacacacaggacacagaggacacacaggacacacaggactcagatgacacacaggacacacaggacacagaggacacacaggactcagaggacacacaggactcagaggacacagaggacacacaggacacacaggacacacaggactcagaggacacagaggacacacaggactcagaggacacacaggacacacaggacacacaggacacacaggacacacaggactcagaggactcagaggacacacatgactcagaggacacacaggacacacaggacacacaggactcagaggactcagaggacacacaggacacacaggacacacaggacacacaggactcagaggacacacaggactcagaggacacacaggactcagaggacacagaggacacacaggacacacaggactcagaggacacacagga
This window harbors:
- the ift46 gene encoding intraflagellar transport protein 46 homolog, which encodes MERADRGKDSRLLKNQPYDESLEVIDSEEVASVYSPTPRSQRQSESRRSRKGRGLMSANSDELDEDLNEPTGRRPGVSPNEDEEEEEEEEEEEDDSDEEDSDDDDEPGKALEGAYDPADYANLPVSTEIKELFQYITRYSPQSMELEHSLKPFIPDFIPAVGDIDAFLKVPRPDGKEDSLGLLFLDEPSVKQSDPTVLSLWLSEESKQHGATELKKVTSVASPQTNPRAVDSWVESISALHRSKPPASVQYGRAMPDIDSLMQEWPAELEELLGRLQLPPARLHCSLAEYSDAICGLLDVPVYNSRIQSLHLLFSLYLEFRDSQHFTRRA